A window from Eretmochelys imbricata isolate rEreImb1 chromosome 23, rEreImb1.hap1, whole genome shotgun sequence encodes these proteins:
- the LOC144278776 gene encoding serine/threonine-protein kinase SBK2-like, protein MTLPAPWGAEKQLEEMMELTAQNLPRLEVTQSYTILRELGSGSYGHVLLAVHQRQGRPMALKFIEKRDTELRDFLSEYCISLSLAAHPCIASALGIAFQTEHHYVFAQELAPARDLFSLLQPQVGFGLAELHVKRCALQLASALEFMGAKGLVHRDVKPENVLLLDLECRRVKLTDFGLSCPQGTAIEALPENLPYTAPELCLLGPSARLPAQPSLDAWALGVLLFCVLTGFFPWHTAADRHYRDFERWHRSPRVRPRPPRWGRFTYEAQEMLRGLLTPDPSQRSPASIAMAHIKCPWLEPKEPGAARGGRTLRGSSHCR, encoded by the exons ATGACCCTGCCCGCCCCGTGGGGCGCAGAGAAGCAGCTGGAGGAGATGATGGAGCTGACGGCGCAGAACCTGCCCAGGCTGGAGGTGACCCAGTCATACACCATCCTGAGGGAGCTGGGCAGTGGCTCCTATGGCCACGTGCTGCTGGCCGTGCACCAGCGGCAAG GCAGGCCGATGGCGTTGAAGTTCATCGAGAAGCGGGACACTGAGCTGCGGGACTTCCTGAGCGAGTACTGCATCTCGCTGAGCCTGGCCGCCCACCCCTGCATTGCCAGCGCCCTGGGCATCGCCTTCCAGACCGAGCACCACTATGTCTTCGCGCAGGAGCTCGCCCCTGCCAGGGAcctcttctccctgctgcagccacag GTGGGGTTCGGGCTCGCGGAGCTGCATGTCAAGCGCTGTGCTCTGCAGCTCGCCAGCGCCCTCGAGTTCATGGGGGCCAAGGGGCTGGTTCACCGCGATGTCAAGCCTGAGAACGTGCTGCTGCTCGACCTTGAGTGCCGGCGGGTCAAACTGACCGACTTTGGGCTGAGCTGCCCGCAGGGCACTGCCATCGAGGCCCTGCCTGAGAACCTGCCCTACACGGCACCCGAGCTGTGCCTCCTGGGGCCCTCGGCCCGCCTGCCGGCCCAGCCTAGCCTGGACGCCTGGGCCCTGGGCGTGCTGCTCTTCTGCGTGCTGACTGGCTTCTTCCCCTGGCACACGGCCGCCGACCGGCACTACCGGGACTTTGAGCGCTGGCATCGCAGCCCCCGCGTCCGCCCGCGCCCACCCCGCTGGGGGCGCTTCACCTACGAGGCCCAGGAGATGCTGCGAGGGCTGCTGACCCCTGACCCCAGCCAGCGCAGCCCAGCCAGCATTGCCATGGCCCACATCAAGTGCCCCTGGCTGGAACCCAAGGAGCCGGGCGCTGCCCGTGGAGGCAGGACTCTGCGGGGGAGTAGCCATTGCCGCTGA